From one Pseudomonas sp. B21-048 genomic stretch:
- the tilS gene encoding tRNA lysidine(34) synthetase TilS has protein sequence MSQPTIDLPTRLLRNLTPWRTATTWRIAFSGGLDSTVLLHLLAHLANTQSLPALTAIHVHHGLQAAADAWPEHCQSVCGALGVPLEIVRVQVEPGASLERAARDARYGAFIAATHAGEVLLTGQHRDDQAETLLFRLMRGAGVRGLSGMPSERPLGRGHLLRPLLDVTRAELEAYATEYQLSWIEDPSNQDRQFSRNYLRHQVFPVLTARWPQAVATMARSAAHLSEAQGLLDELAQIDLAHATTVSDFDWLGLPSLELAPLEKLSDARQRNALSYWLKPLTTLPDSDHWSGWENLRDATGDARPVWRLAAGELHRAGGRLWWLSGGWLRIPPSPVSWADPAVSLALPDNGVLTFAGQPPDGPLQIRYREGGEIMNLPDRGHRDLKRLLNESGIPGFARGRLPLVYRGQQLLAVANLRGLNGGEQGGWYLHWQPLIEDQGLS, from the coding sequence ATGAGTCAGCCCACGATTGATTTGCCTACCCGACTCCTGCGCAACCTCACGCCTTGGCGCACCGCCACAACCTGGCGCATCGCGTTCTCCGGTGGTCTCGATTCCACCGTCCTGCTGCACCTTCTCGCGCACCTTGCGAACACCCAATCCCTGCCAGCGCTGACCGCCATCCATGTCCACCATGGCCTCCAGGCTGCGGCTGATGCGTGGCCGGAACATTGTCAGTCGGTCTGTGGTGCGTTGGGAGTGCCGCTAGAGATCGTGCGCGTTCAGGTTGAACCCGGCGCCAGCCTTGAGCGTGCGGCGCGGGATGCGCGTTATGGCGCCTTCATCGCGGCGACTCACGCTGGCGAAGTGCTGCTCACCGGCCAACACCGTGACGATCAGGCGGAAACTCTATTGTTTCGGCTGATGCGTGGGGCAGGAGTGAGAGGGTTGTCGGGGATGCCGAGCGAGCGTCCTTTGGGCCGGGGGCATCTGCTGCGACCCTTGCTCGACGTCACGCGCGCCGAGCTTGAGGCCTACGCGACGGAATATCAGTTGAGCTGGATCGAGGATCCGTCGAACCAGGACCGCCAGTTCTCGCGCAATTACCTGCGTCATCAGGTGTTCCCCGTGTTGACCGCGCGCTGGCCGCAAGCGGTGGCGACCATGGCCCGCAGCGCTGCGCATCTGAGCGAAGCGCAGGGACTGCTCGACGAGTTGGCGCAAATCGATCTGGCCCACGCCACCACGGTCAGTGATTTCGATTGGCTGGGGTTGCCGTCGCTGGAGCTGGCACCCCTGGAAAAACTGTCTGATGCGCGCCAGCGCAACGCGTTAAGTTATTGGCTAAAACCGCTGACGACTTTGCCGGACAGTGACCATTGGTCGGGTTGGGAAAATTTGCGTGATGCGACCGGCGATGCGCGTCCGGTCTGGCGACTCGCAGCGGGTGAATTGCATCGCGCGGGCGGGCGTCTCTGGTGGTTGTCTGGTGGTTGGCTGCGCATTCCGCCATCCCCAGTGTCTTGGGCTGATCCCGCGGTATCACTGGCGTTGCCGGATAACGGCGTCCTTACGTTCGCCGGTCAGCCCCCCGATGGCCCGCTGCAAATCCGCTATCGTGAGGGAGGCGAGATCATGAACCTGCCCGATCGCGGCCACCGTGACTTGAAGCGTTTACTCAACGAAAGCGGCATTCCGGGCTTCGCCCGTGGCAGATTGCCGCTGGTCTACAGAGGCCAGCAATTGCTGGCGGTGGCGAACCTGCGGGGGCTAAATGGCGGTGAGCAAGGTGGTTGGTATTTGCATTGGCAGCCGCTGATCGAAGATCAAGGTTTGAGCTGA